The Candidatus Manganitrophaceae bacterium genome has a window encoding:
- a CDS encoding TetR/AcrR family transcriptional regulator, with the protein MQAMVEIKQQIIDVADTRFRRYGFGKTTMAEIAKDCNMSAANLYRYFDNKQKIGVEIAEKCMRHKEKVGKDVLQREKLTASARLEVFFLEILHYTHDLCATNSHLFELVAFISQEHPDVVLRHQESLRSSVAEILAEGNRTGEFDVPDIIATAKIILFATVHFYYPPLVAMKNPSLEELKRAGKGVIALIIRGLAKH; encoded by the coding sequence GGCAGATACCCGGTTTCGACGGTATGGTTTCGGCAAAACGACGATGGCTGAGATCGCCAAAGACTGCAATATGTCGGCAGCCAACCTCTACCGATATTTCGATAACAAACAGAAGATCGGAGTAGAAATCGCGGAAAAATGTATGCGTCATAAGGAAAAAGTGGGCAAGGATGTACTCCAGCGAGAAAAGCTAACTGCAAGTGCCCGTCTGGAGGTCTTTTTCCTGGAAATACTCCACTATACGCATGACCTCTGCGCGACCAATTCCCATCTCTTTGAACTCGTGGCATTTATCTCCCAAGAACATCCGGACGTGGTCCTGAGGCATCAAGAGTCTCTTCGTTCGTCTGTTGCCGAAATCCTTGCAGAAGGAAACCGGACGGGAGAGTTTGATGTCCCGGATATCATTGCAACGGCAAAGATAATCTTATTTGCCACTGTTCATTTTTATTATCCACCACTCGTTGCTATGAAAAACCCCTCTCTGGAAGAGCTCAAACGGGCAGGAAAAGGGGTGATTGCGCTCATCATTCGAGGCCTCGCCAAACACTGA